A genomic region of Brevibacillus sp. JNUCC-41 contains the following coding sequences:
- the galU gene encoding UTP--glucose-1-phosphate uridylyltransferase GalU — translation MKKVKKAIIPAAGLGTRFLPATKAMPKEMLPIVDKPTIQYIIEEAVKAGIEDIIIVTGKNKRAIEDHFDHAYELENNLSEKGKFDLLEKVRYPSNLANIHYIRQKEPRGLGHAVWCARNFIGDEPFAVLLGDDIVESDVPSIRQLINEYDATGSSIIGVQPVNENETHRYGIIDPLTQEGRRYEVNRFVEKPKQGTAPSNLAIMGRYILTPEIFDFLAKQETGAGGEIQLTDAIQKLNEIQKVFAYDFDGKRFDVGVVDGFVKTTIEFALQRPDLRDDVIKIMENILDLHKAVDK, via the coding sequence ATGAAAAAAGTTAAAAAGGCGATTATTCCTGCAGCGGGATTGGGAACTAGATTTTTGCCTGCAACGAAGGCAATGCCTAAAGAAATGCTGCCAATAGTCGATAAACCAACTATTCAATATATTATAGAAGAAGCCGTGAAAGCGGGAATTGAAGATATAATCATCGTCACAGGAAAGAATAAGCGAGCGATAGAAGACCATTTTGATCATGCATATGAACTTGAGAATAACTTGAGTGAAAAAGGGAAATTCGATTTATTGGAGAAGGTGAGATACCCATCCAATTTAGCTAATATCCACTACATTAGACAAAAAGAACCGAGAGGCCTCGGACATGCTGTTTGGTGTGCACGTAATTTTATTGGTGATGAGCCTTTTGCCGTCCTTTTAGGCGATGATATCGTGGAAAGCGATGTGCCCTCCATACGTCAATTAATCAACGAATATGATGCGACAGGTTCGTCGATCATTGGAGTGCAGCCGGTAAATGAGAACGAAACACATAGATACGGCATCATTGACCCGCTTACGCAAGAAGGCAGAAGATACGAAGTGAACCGTTTCGTAGAAAAACCAAAACAAGGAACGGCACCATCCAATTTAGCCATCATGGGAAGATACATCCTGACTCCGGAAATATTCGATTTCCTGGCCAAGCAGGAAACAGGAGCCGGCGGTGAAATCCAATTAACGGATGCCATCCAAAAACTGAATGAAATCCAAAAAGTCTTCGCTTACGATTTTGATGGAAAACGCTTTGATGTCGGTGTTGTTGATGGTTTTGTGAAAACGACCATTGAATTTGCCCTGCAACGTCCTGATTTAAGGGATGATGTCATAAAAATAATGGAAAATATCCTCGACCTGCATAAGGCAGTGGACAAATAA
- a CDS encoding NAD(P)-dependent oxidoreductase — protein sequence MKIGIIGASGKAGSLILKEALTRGHDVTAIVRDEAKVQIQGASVLEKDVFDLKAEDINGFDVVVNAFGAAPGKEHLHVEAGKILIEAMKGAPQTKLIVVGGAGSLFVDEAKTIRVLDTPEFPKEYYATAYNQSKNLGDLQNATGIQWTFISPSAFFDPQGNRTGGYTLGKDNLLVNSKGESYVSYADFALAVLDEIENPQHLNQRFTVVAEAE from the coding sequence ATGAAAATCGGTATTATTGGTGCGAGCGGAAAAGCTGGAAGTCTGATTTTAAAGGAAGCATTGACTAGGGGACATGATGTTACGGCCATTGTCAGGGATGAAGCTAAAGTCCAAATTCAAGGAGCATCCGTACTGGAAAAAGACGTATTCGATCTGAAAGCTGAAGATATTAATGGATTCGATGTGGTAGTGAATGCATTTGGCGCGGCTCCAGGGAAAGAACATCTGCATGTCGAGGCAGGAAAAATCTTGATTGAGGCCATGAAAGGGGCTCCTCAAACTAAACTGATCGTTGTTGGCGGAGCTGGAAGTCTTTTCGTTGACGAGGCAAAAACGATCCGCGTATTGGATACGCCTGAGTTCCCTAAAGAGTACTATGCAACAGCCTATAATCAATCCAAGAACCTTGGCGATTTACAAAATGCCACTGGCATCCAATGGACGTTCATCAGTCCTTCCGCTTTCTTTGATCCGCAAGGAAATAGAACAGGTGGGTATACATTGGGTAAAGACAACCTTCTTGTAAACTCAAAGGGTGAAAGCTATGTAAGTTATGCCGATTTTGCCCTTGCGGTACTTGATGAAATTGAAAACCCGCAGCACCTCAACCAACGCTTTACCGTTGTTGCCGAAGCTGAATAA
- a CDS encoding disulfide oxidoreductase, giving the protein MNKPLLFSWILSIIATAGSLYFSEILHYVPCTFCWYQRILMYPLIILLGRAFYEQDLKIYRYILPLSILGMLVSGYHYSLQKIPALKQFEMCQSGVPCSGEYINWLGFITIPFLAFIAFTLITICMGLLMKKKNS; this is encoded by the coding sequence ATGAACAAGCCACTATTATTTTCTTGGATCCTATCAATCATCGCCACTGCTGGAAGTCTCTACTTTAGTGAGATTCTCCATTATGTACCCTGTACCTTTTGTTGGTATCAACGGATCTTGATGTACCCGCTCATTATTTTATTGGGACGTGCCTTTTATGAGCAAGACCTAAAAATTTACCGATACATCCTCCCATTATCGATTTTGGGCATGTTGGTGTCAGGATATCACTATAGTCTGCAAAAAATCCCAGCATTAAAGCAGTTCGAAATGTGTCAAAGCGGTGTTCCCTGCTCAGGTGAATATATAAATTGGTTAGGATTCATCACGATCCCGTTTTTGGCCTTTATCGCGTTTACTCTAATCACTATCTGCATGGGACTGCTAATGAAAAAGAAAAACAGCTAA
- a CDS encoding DsbA family protein, whose translation MANKKKGNQKQSSAFTFWMIGLIAVIIIGFIFLANGKDEDTAVKEIDYKSQPYLGEKSAPVQIVEFGDYKCPVCKTFEEQFFPSIQSELIDTGKAQFYFMNYSFINVDSTRSAKFAESVYQELGNDTFWKFHELLYDKQPEDLKYEKEDVFTDKFLEETLKEIANAKDVKKVVSSFKAGNSEDQWKKDMDLADELGVSGTPSLFVNGKKFEGNTIDDLEKMVDDAAKEK comes from the coding sequence ATGGCTAATAAAAAAAAGGGTAATCAAAAACAATCTTCTGCATTCACGTTTTGGATGATAGGGTTAATTGCTGTAATCATTATTGGCTTTATATTTTTGGCAAATGGGAAGGACGAAGATACAGCCGTTAAAGAAATCGATTATAAATCACAGCCTTATTTGGGTGAAAAATCAGCACCTGTCCAAATAGTCGAATTTGGTGACTATAAATGTCCAGTATGTAAGACATTCGAGGAGCAATTCTTTCCTTCCATACAAAGCGAATTGATTGATACAGGAAAAGCGCAATTTTATTTCATGAATTATTCGTTCATTAACGTCGATTCAACCAGATCCGCTAAATTTGCGGAAAGTGTTTATCAGGAATTAGGAAATGATACCTTTTGGAAATTCCATGAGCTTCTGTACGATAAGCAGCCAGAGGACCTGAAATATGAAAAGGAAGATGTGTTTACGGACAAATTCCTAGAAGAAACATTGAAAGAAATCGCAAATGCCAAAGATGTGAAAAAAGTCGTTTCCTCTTTTAAAGCAGGCAATTCCGAGGACCAATGGAAAAAGGATATGGATTTGGCCGACGAATTAGGCGTTTCCGGAACTCCTTCCCTATTTGTAAATGGCAAGAAGTTTGAAGGAAATACAATTGATGATTTAGAGAAAATGGTTGATGATGCAGCGAAGGAGAAATAG
- a CDS encoding Rrf2 family transcriptional regulator — protein MSISTRFSVGIHILSLLEINKEGVNTSDFIAKSVNTNPALIRKITGMLKNAGLVNVRPGIAGATLAKELSDITLLDVYQAVNVASDKELFGIHENPNPACTVGRNIQKTIEPIFSVAELALEKALGVVTIEDVVRGILEKDKIK, from the coding sequence ATGTCCATCAGTACCCGCTTTTCCGTAGGAATCCATATATTATCTCTTTTAGAAATAAACAAAGAAGGCGTTAACACTTCTGATTTTATTGCAAAAAGTGTAAACACCAACCCAGCCTTAATCAGAAAAATCACCGGCATGCTGAAGAATGCAGGTTTAGTGAACGTTCGTCCGGGTATCGCCGGAGCAACTTTGGCCAAGGAATTATCGGATATCACTTTGCTTGATGTTTATCAGGCTGTCAACGTTGCCTCGGATAAAGAATTATTTGGAATCCATGAAAATCCTAATCCAGCATGCACTGTTGGAAGAAATATACAAAAGACAATAGAACCCATCTTTTCAGTTGCGGAGCTTGCCTTGGAAAAGGCATTGGGAGTGGTAACGATCGAGGATGTCGTTAGGGGTATTCTGGAAAAGGATAAAATCAAATAG
- a CDS encoding SH3 domain-containing protein — protein MKKLIIPTFCFAVLSTVAFEEKISAAPLQAEQANIGDVMFVHVSSGALNMRKNGADDASIVAKLANGTQVTVYSESKGWAKIKANGKEGYVSTKYLSATKPGTLMKTAVTTKTTTKYVNMSTGSLNMRKSGSDSASIVAKLTRGTQVTVYSESKGWAKIKANGKDGYVSTKYLSSTKPGTVTKAEATVKTTTKYVNVSTGALNMRKSGTDSASIVAKLTRGTQVTVYSESKGWAKIKANGKEGYVSAKYLSSTKPGTVTKAEVTAKTATKYVNVSTGSLNMRKSGKATASIVAILSKGTKVTVYSEANGWAKVKANGKDGYVSAKYLSSTKPGTVTKAEVTAKAATKYVNVSTGSLNMRKSGKATASVVAILSKGTKVTVYSEANGWAKVKANGKDGYVSTKYLSTAKPGTGSTTVTPEKTTTKYVTGSLNMRKSGKATASIVAILSKGTKVTVYSESNGWAKVKANGKDGYVSTKYLSTAKPGTGSTTVTPEKTTTKYVNVSSGTLNMRKSGSESANIVAKLSKGTKVTVYSESKGWAKVKANGKDGHVSAKYLSTTKPGSGSTAVTPEKTTTKYVNVSSGTLNMRKSGSESASIVAKLSKGTEVTVYSESKGWAKIKANGIEGYVSTDFLSTTKPEMDSKPTIPEKTTTKYVNVSSGSLNMRNKPSESASVIVKLARGVEVEVISESNGWSKVKAYGGEGYVNSQYLSATKPGSLPGQNPDGEENTLVKYVNVNDGSSLNMRSQASASASIITKLVNNTAVTVYSESDGWSRVTANGKTGYVSTQYLTVKAPEGPGSSNGSIIRIDKEYDLTMEKMVEIQMAVNGQTDKNYKTYIREDGLTLINSTKGTVKGTGWRVRGGAGSNYWVVGPVSNNQSLNIKSKVKGSDGYYWYEVDYNKTWVNASPEDIEYNLNPNNFVDDPIKSFQFVKLSQVTNMDVSEVNNRILSGKGILQGQAATFTAAGEKYGVNEIYLISHALLETGNGTSPLATGVKVNGKTVYNMYGVGAFDGTALSSGAQYAYNAGWFTPEAAIIGGAEFIAKGYISAGQDTLYKMRWNPTAAEKYGYASHQYATDIGWATKQVKQIYNLYSLLDSYKLTIEVPKYK, from the coding sequence ATGAAGAAATTAATTATACCAACTTTCTGTTTTGCAGTGTTGTCCACGGTTGCTTTCGAAGAAAAAATATCTGCAGCTCCACTACAGGCGGAACAGGCGAATATAGGGGACGTCATGTTTGTACATGTAAGTTCCGGTGCCCTCAATATGAGAAAAAACGGGGCGGATGATGCAAGCATCGTTGCAAAGCTGGCAAATGGCACACAGGTAACGGTGTATTCGGAGTCCAAAGGCTGGGCGAAGATCAAAGCCAATGGAAAAGAAGGATATGTCAGTACGAAGTATTTATCGGCAACGAAGCCAGGGACTTTAATGAAAACTGCAGTAACCACTAAAACGACAACAAAATATGTGAATATGAGCACGGGTTCACTGAATATGCGAAAAAGTGGCAGTGATAGTGCCAGCATAGTCGCAAAGCTGACAAGAGGCACACAGGTAACGGTGTATTCGGAGTCCAAAGGCTGGGCGAAGATCAAAGCCAATGGAAAAGATGGATATGTCAGTACGAAGTATCTATCATCAACGAAACCAGGAACGGTAACCAAAGCTGAGGCAACAGTTAAAACGACAACAAAATATGTGAATGTAAGCACAGGTGCACTGAATATGCGGAAAAGCGGGACAGACAGTGCCAGCATAGTCGCAAAGCTGACAAGAGGCACACAGGTAACGGTGTATTCGGAGTCCAAAGGCTGGGCGAAGATCAAAGCCAATGGAAAAGAAGGATATGTCAGCGCGAAGTATCTATCATCAACGAAACCAGGAACGGTGACCAAAGCTGAGGTAACGGCTAAAACGGCAACGAAATATGTGAATGTAAGCACAGGTTCACTGAATATGCGGAAAAGTGGAAAAGCTACCGCAAGTATTGTCGCCATCCTTTCAAAAGGGACGAAAGTGACGGTCTATTCGGAAGCTAATGGCTGGGCGAAAGTCAAAGCCAATGGAAAGGATGGATATGTCAGCGCGAAGTATCTATCATCAACGAAACCAGGAACGGTAACCAAAGCTGAGGTAACGGCTAAAGCGGCAACGAAATATGTGAATGTGAGCACGGGTTCCCTCAATATGCGAAAAAGTGGAAAAGCTACCGCAAGCGTTGTCGCCATCCTTTCAAAAGGGACGAAAGTGACGGTCTATTCGGAAGCTAATGGCTGGGCGAAAGTCAAAGCCAATGGAAAGGACGGATATGTCAGCACCAAATATCTATCGACGGCAAAGCCAGGAACGGGATCAACGACAGTAACGCCTGAAAAAACGACGACGAAATATGTCACGGGTTCCCTCAATATGCGAAAAAGTGGAAAAGCTACCGCAAGCATAGTCGCCATCCTTTCAAAAGGAACGAAAGTGACGGTGTATTCGGAATCCAATGGCTGGGCGAAAGTCAAAGCCAATGGAAAGGACGGATATGTCAGCACCAAATATCTATCGACGGCAAAGCCAGGAACGGGATCAACGACAGTAACGCCTGAAAAAACGACGACGAAATATGTAAACGTAAGCTCTGGAACGCTCAATATGAGAAAAAGCGGATCGGAAAGTGCGAACATAGTCGCAAAGCTTTCAAAAGGAACGAAAGTGACGGTCTATTCGGAATCCAAAGGTTGGGCCAAAGTCAAAGCAAATGGAAAAGACGGCCACGTCAGTGCCAAATATCTATCGACAACAAAACCAGGATCGGGATCAACGGCAGTAACGCCTGAAAAAACGACGACGAAATATGTAAACGTAAGCTCTGGAACGCTCAATATGAGAAAAAGCGGGTCGGAAAGCGCGAGTATTGTCGCAAAGCTGTCAAAAGGAACGGAAGTGACGGTCTATTCGGAATCCAAAGGTTGGGCGAAGATCAAGGCCAATGGGATTGAGGGGTATGTCAGTACTGACTTTCTTTCAACGACAAAACCTGAAATGGACTCCAAACCAACCATACCTGAAAAAACGACAACGAAATATGTAAATGTCAGCTCGGGTTCACTGAATATGCGGAATAAGCCGTCAGAAAGTGCTTCCGTCATTGTGAAATTGGCAAGGGGTGTAGAGGTAGAAGTCATCTCGGAATCAAATGGCTGGTCAAAAGTTAAAGCGTATGGCGGAGAAGGTTATGTCAATTCGCAATATCTATCAGCAACGAAGCCTGGTTCTTTACCGGGGCAGAATCCGGACGGAGAAGAAAACACGTTAGTTAAATATGTAAATGTGAATGATGGCTCCAGTCTGAATATGCGGTCACAAGCATCAGCTTCCGCTTCAATTATAACCAAGCTTGTAAACAATACGGCCGTAACGGTGTATTCAGAATCCGATGGCTGGTCAAGAGTCACGGCCAATGGAAAAACGGGATATGTCAGTACGCAATATTTAACGGTCAAAGCACCGGAAGGTCCAGGAAGTTCGAATGGATCGATAATCAGGATCGATAAAGAATATGATCTTACGATGGAAAAAATGGTTGAAATTCAAATGGCCGTAAATGGTCAAACGGATAAAAATTATAAAACCTACATACGAGAAGATGGATTAACTTTAATCAATTCTACAAAAGGTACGGTTAAAGGAACCGGTTGGCGTGTCAGGGGCGGAGCTGGATCTAACTATTGGGTAGTCGGTCCTGTCAGCAATAATCAATCATTGAATATTAAATCAAAAGTAAAGGGCTCTGACGGATACTATTGGTATGAGGTGGATTATAACAAGACATGGGTAAATGCCAGCCCGGAAGATATAGAATATAATCTTAACCCCAATAATTTTGTGGATGATCCAATCAAATCATTCCAATTCGTCAAGCTCTCCCAAGTCACCAACATGGACGTTTCTGAAGTGAATAATAGAATCCTTTCAGGTAAAGGGATTCTGCAAGGCCAAGCTGCAACCTTCACTGCGGCAGGGGAGAAATATGGGGTCAATGAAATCTACCTGATTTCACATGCTTTGCTGGAGACCGGGAATGGCACATCACCGTTAGCGACTGGCGTAAAGGTTAACGGGAAAACGGTCTATAATATGTATGGAGTGGGAGCATTTGACGGAACGGCGCTAAGCAGCGGCGCTCAATACGCCTATAATGCTGGCTGGTTCACTCCGGAGGCGGCCATCATAGGCGGTGCCGAATTCATCGCCAAAGGATATATCTCTGCTGGACAGGACACGCTTTACAAAATGAGATGGAATCCTACGGCTGCAGAGAAATATGGATATGCTTCACACCAGTATGCGACTGATATTGGCTGGGCAACAAAACAAGTGAAACAGATTTATAATTTGTATAGTTTACTAGATTCCTATAAATTGACCATTGAAGTTCCTAAGTATAAATAA
- a CDS encoding protein kinase family protein, whose amino-acid sequence MQNYNELAQSVKISDDKKHILLDADPSLSLIGKGRSAYVFKIHSTNKALKVFFPDHTHTATVEAEIYKTVQSIEYYPTLYDAGVNYLVIDHIEGNTLFECLTLGIPITEENIAEIDHALQLARKEGLNPSDIHLRNIFITSEKKVKIIDVARFKQVKSCNQWHDLKSAFHLFYSKSFFPKKIPSFILNSIAAIYKKRFLPI is encoded by the coding sequence ATGCAGAACTATAATGAGTTAGCTCAAAGCGTTAAGATTTCCGATGATAAAAAGCATATATTGCTTGATGCCGACCCATCTTTATCACTTATCGGAAAAGGCCGAAGCGCATATGTATTCAAAATACATTCCACCAATAAGGCACTAAAAGTGTTTTTCCCGGATCATACTCACACAGCTACAGTTGAAGCTGAAATATACAAAACCGTCCAATCCATCGAATACTATCCAACCCTATATGATGCGGGGGTAAATTACCTGGTTATAGATCACATTGAAGGCAACACTCTTTTTGAATGCTTAACATTGGGAATCCCGATAACGGAAGAAAACATCGCGGAGATAGACCATGCCCTGCAATTGGCCAGGAAAGAAGGATTGAACCCTTCGGATATCCATTTACGAAACATCTTCATCACCTCCGAAAAAAAGGTGAAGATCATTGACGTTGCAAGGTTTAAGCAAGTGAAATCCTGCAATCAGTGGCACGACTTGAAAAGTGCATTTCACCTTTTCTATTCGAAGTCATTTTTTCCGAAGAAGATCCCCAGCTTCATACTGAATTCCATTGCAGCGATTTATAAAAAAAGATTCCTGCCCATCTGA
- a CDS encoding DUF6376 family protein — translation MKKIMTIALLSILTLSGCSALEEVNSSLEYADHATEYVNTVKEFANEVPALSQDAVTNGEARANLEKELELMKTEIEEFNAMEPPQIAEGIHEKIVSSNQQLSDGIELYLNNIENGQIDPKALEDSEIMNSIDNITVLAKQIEELGN, via the coding sequence ATGAAAAAAATAATGACCATTGCTCTACTGTCCATACTTACATTAAGCGGATGCTCAGCTTTAGAAGAAGTCAATTCATCATTGGAGTATGCAGATCATGCGACGGAGTATGTAAATACCGTTAAGGAATTTGCCAATGAGGTGCCTGCTTTGTCACAGGACGCCGTAACGAATGGAGAAGCAAGAGCAAATCTTGAAAAAGAACTGGAATTGATGAAAACGGAGATTGAAGAATTCAATGCAATGGAACCACCCCAAATCGCTGAAGGCATCCATGAGAAGATCGTCAGCTCGAATCAACAGCTTTCAGATGGAATTGAATTATATCTGAATAATATTGAAAATGGCCAAATTGATCCTAAGGCATTGGAAGATTCAGAGATAATGAATTCAATCGATAATATAACAGTATTGGCAAAACAAATTGAAGAATTGGGTAATTAA
- a CDS encoding SRPBCC family protein translates to MENQHTLQDIKKTVILEAPIQQVWDTVSTAEGIASWFMPNDFQPKVGHEFHVQSPFGPSPCKVTELDAPHRLSFSWDTDGWFISFILKELDGKTEFTLIHGGWKEPETILPKPNEKSSVIRERMDHGWEQIVHAKLKKVVEG, encoded by the coding sequence ATGGAAAATCAACATACACTACAGGACATCAAGAAGACAGTTATTCTTGAAGCCCCTATCCAACAAGTTTGGGATACAGTTTCGACTGCAGAGGGCATAGCTTCATGGTTCATGCCAAATGATTTTCAACCGAAAGTGGGACATGAGTTCCATGTGCAATCACCTTTTGGTCCATCTCCTTGTAAGGTAACGGAGTTAGATGCTCCTCATCGTCTTTCATTCAGTTGGGATACGGACGGTTGGTTCATTTCCTTCATTTTAAAAGAACTGGACGGCAAAACGGAGTTCACCCTTATTCATGGTGGTTGGAAAGAGCCTGAAACGATTCTTCCGAAACCGAATGAAAAAAGCTCAGTGATTCGCGAGAGAATGGATCATGGCTGGGAACAGATTGTTCATGCAAAACTTAAAAAGGTTGTTGAGGGCTAA
- a CDS encoding ArsR/SmtB family transcription factor, protein MSAAEKHDVFQAIADPTRRKVLQLLAEGDLPISEITSHFSMSRTAIAKHLHILSEAELVSGRKVGREKRFRLQPEPLAELKQWLSFYDQFWDNKLSILKHVIEHSGENGLKVIDKEKDTDEPS, encoded by the coding sequence GTGTCTGCAGCAGAAAAACATGATGTATTTCAGGCTATCGCCGACCCAACCCGCCGAAAGGTCCTGCAATTGCTTGCTGAAGGGGATTTACCCATTTCAGAAATCACTTCTCACTTTTCCATGAGCCGTACAGCGATTGCCAAGCATCTTCATATCCTTTCTGAAGCTGAATTGGTCAGTGGCCGGAAGGTAGGCAGAGAGAAACGCTTTCGGCTTCAGCCAGAACCTTTAGCGGAATTGAAACAGTGGCTTTCTTTTTACGATCAATTCTGGGATAACAAATTATCCATCCTTAAACATGTGATTGAACATTCAGGGGAAAATGGATTGAAAGTCATCGATAAAGAAAAGGACACGGATGAACCATCATAA